From a region of the Nonlabens sp. Hel1_33_55 genome:
- a CDS encoding riboflavin synthase: MFTGIIESTSKIIAIEKDQSNIHFTLENKLAAEFKVDQSVSHDGVCLTVVELNGNQYKVTAIKETLEKTNLSTWKAGGLVNMERAMLMNARLDGHIVQGHVDQIATCIEKSQQDGSWVFSFRYNPDSNNVTIEKGSICINGVSLTVVNSKTDSFSVAIIPYTYEHTGFKYLQVDDKVNLEFDVIGKYVKRLMSL, encoded by the coding sequence ATGTTCACAGGAATCATAGAGTCTACTTCAAAAATCATTGCTATTGAGAAAGATCAGTCTAATATTCATTTTACTCTAGAGAACAAACTGGCTGCTGAGTTCAAAGTCGATCAAAGTGTTAGCCACGATGGTGTATGCCTAACTGTTGTTGAACTTAATGGAAATCAATATAAGGTAACCGCAATTAAAGAAACATTGGAGAAAACGAACCTCAGCACTTGGAAAGCTGGAGGCTTAGTGAATATGGAACGAGCCATGTTGATGAATGCCCGATTAGATGGACATATAGTTCAAGGCCATGTGGACCAAATAGCTACATGCATTGAGAAAAGTCAACAAGATGGTTCTTGGGTGTTTAGCTTTAGATATAATCCTGACTCCAACAATGTGACCATTGAAAAAGGTAGTATTTGTATTAACGGTGTTAGTTTAACCGTTGTTAACTCAAAAACAGATTCCTTTTCAGTAGCTATAATTCCTTATACCTATGAACATACTGGTTTTAAATATCTTCAGGTGGATGACAAGGTAAATTTAGAATTTGATGTAATAGGGAAGTATGTGAAGAGACTTATGTCTCTTTAA
- the rpmF gene encoding 50S ribosomal protein L32, with protein MAHPKRKISKTRRDKRRTHYKASVPQIATDSTTGEAHLYHRAHWHEGKLYYRGNVLIDKTEVAEA; from the coding sequence ATGGCGCATCCTAAGAGAAAAATCTCGAAAACGAGAAGAGACAAAAGAAGAACGCACTACAAAGCTTCAGTACCTCAAATAGCAACTGATAGCACAACTGGTGAGGCTCACCTATATCACCGTGCACACTGGCATGAAGGTAAATTGTACTACAGAGGTAATGTTCTTATAGACAAAACTGAAGTAGCAGAAGCATAA
- a CDS encoding PID-CTERM protein-sorting domain-containing protein, which translates to MFMALLMQGSASAPPVPKMGPAPPVGDQVPIDGSIWILIIAAIIIGVYHFHTLKKKMQKAD; encoded by the coding sequence ATGTTCATGGCTTTGCTTATGCAGGGATCTGCAAGCGCACCGCCAGTGCCTAAAATGGGTCCAGCACCGCCAGTTGGTGATCAAGTACCTATCGATGGATCTATTTGGATATTGATAATAGCAGCAATTATTATTGGGGTATATCATTTTCACACTCTCAAAAAGAAAATGCAAAAAGCAGATTAA
- a CDS encoding YceD family protein: protein MELKEFKIAFAGLKQGKHEFSFELDNEFFESFGYDEFNSAAVIANVELDKRSTLMDLHLLGSGSVNVNCDVTNEPFDMPVEAMMDIVVKFGDRFNDENEDILILPHGEYELNVAQYLYEMVALSIPLKKTHPGLEDGSLESDVLDKLEELKLSSSDEIEDGIDTDPRWDALKKLKTDNN, encoded by the coding sequence ATGGAACTCAAAGAATTCAAAATAGCCTTTGCTGGACTTAAGCAAGGTAAGCATGAGTTTTCCTTTGAGCTTGATAATGAGTTTTTTGAAAGTTTTGGATATGATGAGTTTAATTCAGCAGCAGTAATTGCTAACGTTGAATTAGACAAAAGATCAACTTTAATGGATCTTCATCTATTAGGGTCTGGTAGCGTCAATGTTAATTGTGATGTTACTAATGAGCCTTTTGATATGCCAGTCGAGGCTATGATGGATATTGTAGTGAAATTTGGAGACAGGTTTAATGATGAAAATGAAGATATATTGATCTTGCCTCATGGAGAGTATGAGCTTAATGTTGCTCAATATCTTTATGAAATGGTTGCCTTATCCATACCGCTTAAAAAAACACATCCAGGGTTGGAGGATGGTTCTTTAGAATCAGATGTTCTGGATAAATTGGAAGAATTGAAACTGTCAAGTTCAGATGAAATAGAAGATGGAATTGACACTGATCCCAGATGGGACGCATTAAAGAAATTAAAAACGGATAATAATTAA
- the pdxA gene encoding 4-hydroxythreonine-4-phosphate dehydrogenase PdxA: MDKQKNIKVGISIGDPNGVGGEIVLKAFEDPMMLEMYTPVIFASTRLFSFYLKEFSLSNKIHGIKSLDNIVIGKINVVRLLEDDFKVEWGTVSPKAGEIAIKSLRAAVLALKDDKISVLVTAPIHKEAIQSQDFNFPGHTDFLNQELEGESLMFMISESLRVGLITDHVPISEVSNQITGKLIKTKIGTIKKSLKRDFGITKPKIAVLGINPHVGDNGVIGTDDQEKLIPALEDLREDGNIIFGPYAADAFFGSGNYKNFDAILASYHDQGLIPFKTLSFGSGVNYTAGLSHVRTSPDHGTGFDIAGKNEANPSSMIAAIHAAVAIYRKRKSYDKLTSNPLKSQARKRREY; this comes from the coding sequence ATGGATAAACAAAAGAACATCAAGGTAGGAATAAGCATCGGAGACCCCAATGGGGTAGGTGGCGAGATCGTGTTGAAGGCATTTGAGGATCCGATGATGCTTGAGATGTACACACCAGTGATTTTTGCGAGCACTAGACTTTTTTCGTTCTATTTGAAAGAGTTTAGTTTATCAAACAAAATTCACGGAATCAAATCCTTAGATAACATTGTTATTGGTAAAATAAATGTTGTTCGGTTATTGGAGGATGACTTTAAAGTGGAATGGGGAACAGTAAGCCCAAAAGCTGGCGAGATCGCTATTAAAAGCTTGCGAGCCGCAGTCCTGGCGTTGAAAGATGATAAAATCAGCGTATTAGTTACAGCGCCCATTCATAAGGAAGCTATACAGTCTCAGGATTTTAATTTTCCTGGCCATACTGACTTCTTAAATCAAGAACTAGAGGGCGAGAGCTTGATGTTTATGATTTCTGAAAGTCTGAGAGTTGGACTTATAACAGACCATGTGCCTATCAGCGAGGTGTCAAATCAAATAACTGGTAAACTTATCAAAACCAAAATCGGTACAATCAAGAAGTCTTTGAAAAGAGATTTTGGTATCACAAAGCCAAAGATTGCTGTTTTAGGGATTAACCCACACGTAGGAGATAATGGCGTTATAGGAACTGATGATCAAGAAAAACTGATTCCAGCTTTGGAAGATTTACGGGAAGATGGTAATATAATTTTTGGACCTTATGCAGCAGATGCGTTTTTTGGAAGTGGGAATTACAAAAACTTTGACGCCATCCTAGCTAGCTATCATGATCAAGGACTTATTCCATTTAAAACCTTGAGCTTCGGTTCTGGTGTTAATTATACTGCTGGGCTCAGCCATGTGAGAACTAGTCCAGACCACGGGACAGGCTTTGATATCGCTGGTAAGAACGAGGCAAATCCAAGTTCAATGATAGCTGCTATTCATGCAGCAGTGGCTATTTATCGCAAAAGAAAAAGCTACGATAAATTGACTTCAAATCCATTGAAATCTCAAGCAAGAAAACGTAGAGAATATTAA
- a CDS encoding beta-ketoacyl-ACP synthase III, whose translation MIDMKAAITAVGAYVPEYRLTNSILETLVETNDEWITTRTGIKERRILKDPDKGTSYLAIMAAQDLLEKSNTDPSTIDLVIVATVTPDLPVASTAAYVATEIGANNAFSYDLMAACSGFLYGMSTAAAYVESGRYKKVLLIGADKMSSIIDYKDRATCIIFGDGGGAVLFEPNNEGLGLQDEILRSDGSGRDFLRIEAGGSLLPASQETVKNKQHFVYQDGKNVFKHAVSNMADVSEQIVKRNNLTNEDIDWLVPHQANKRIIDATAKRVNLPDDQVMINIHKYGNTTSATLPLCLNDYEKQLKKGDTLVFAAFGGGFTWGSILLKWAYNTN comes from the coding sequence ATGATAGATATGAAAGCGGCCATAACTGCCGTAGGCGCTTATGTCCCTGAATATAGACTTACCAACTCCATATTGGAAACTCTGGTAGAAACTAATGATGAGTGGATTACCACTCGCACAGGTATAAAGGAGCGACGTATACTTAAAGATCCTGACAAAGGAACATCTTACTTAGCCATAATGGCCGCTCAGGATTTATTGGAAAAATCCAATACAGACCCTTCCACAATTGATTTAGTCATTGTTGCGACAGTAACTCCAGATTTACCTGTTGCGTCAACAGCAGCGTATGTTGCTACTGAAATAGGTGCAAACAATGCTTTTTCATACGATTTGATGGCTGCTTGCTCTGGTTTTTTATACGGTATGAGTACCGCAGCTGCTTATGTGGAGTCAGGAAGATATAAAAAAGTACTGCTTATAGGAGCAGATAAAATGTCCAGCATTATTGATTATAAAGACCGCGCTACGTGTATCATCTTTGGAGATGGAGGTGGCGCGGTTTTGTTTGAGCCTAATAATGAAGGATTAGGCTTGCAAGATGAAATTTTGAGATCAGATGGATCTGGTAGGGATTTCTTGCGCATTGAGGCTGGCGGTTCATTATTACCCGCGAGTCAGGAGACGGTAAAAAACAAACAACACTTTGTGTATCAAGATGGAAAGAATGTTTTCAAGCACGCGGTTTCTAATATGGCAGATGTTTCAGAACAGATTGTGAAAAGAAACAACCTCACTAATGAGGATATAGACTGGCTGGTACCACATCAGGCAAATAAGCGTATTATAGATGCGACCGCAAAGCGCGTCAACCTTCCTGACGATCAGGTGATGATCAATATTCACAAGTACGGTAATACGACCAGTGCTACTTTACCGCTTTGCCTAAACGATTACGAAAAACAACTCAAAAAAGGAGATACTCTTGTTTTTGCTGCCTTTGGTGGTGGATTTACTTGGGGATCTATTCTTTTAAAATGGGCTTACAATACTAATTAA